Proteins encoded together in one Streptomyces sp. NA04227 window:
- a CDS encoding helix-turn-helix domain-containing protein: MSHTRWKLARDRAAAAGLAESDEAAADRAEIRLAMAFAKAVYDRRKELSLSQAQVAERSGLTQAKISRIEGADAVPTLSLLRRLAAALDASLTIGLGEDHEEVAFVAHSAA; this comes from the coding sequence ATGAGCCACACCCGTTGGAAACTCGCTCGCGACCGCGCGGCGGCCGCGGGCCTGGCGGAATCCGACGAGGCCGCCGCCGACCGGGCCGAGATCCGGCTCGCCATGGCCTTCGCCAAGGCCGTGTACGACCGGCGCAAGGAACTCAGTCTGTCCCAGGCTCAGGTGGCCGAACGGTCCGGGCTCACCCAGGCCAAGATCTCCCGGATCGAGGGTGCCGATGCCGTCCCCACCCTGTCCCTGCTGCGGCGCCTCGCCGCCGCCCTGGACGCCTCGCTGACCATCGGGCTCGGCGAGGACCACGAGGAGGTCGCCTTCGTCGCGCACTCGGCGGCCTGA